Genomic segment of Lentisphaera araneosa HTCC2155:
TTTCGTAGAGCTCTTGTTGACCAGAAATTTGCTTAGGCTCACCATTGCTTGCAGCTAAATTACGAAGGTCAGTTAGGCTGAGTTTGCCCGCTTCGAATTCAGAACCTTTTCCTGAATCAAATGAAGTGTAACGAGCTTGTTTCATTTTTGGGATATCACCAGCATTCATTTCCTCTGCAATGACAAGTGCTCTTGCGAATGCATCCATTGCTCCAACGTGACCATAGAAAATGTCTTCTAAATCGGTTGAATTACGACGTGTTTTTGCATCAAAGTTTAAGCCGCCTGGAGCAAGGCCACCCTGTTCAAGAACGATTCTCATGATGTCTACTGCACCATCAAGATTAGTTGGGAACTGGTCAGTGTCCCAGCCATTTTGGTGATCGCCACGGTTAGCATCGATTGAACCGAGCATGCCTGCATCAGAAGCTACTTGGATATCATGAGCAGGGTCGTGACCTGCGAGAGTGCCATGGTTAGGTTCATGATTAATTTTGAAATGATCTTCTAAGCCATGTTCACGAAGGAAGCCAATAACTGTTGCTGAATCAACGTCATACTGGTGTTTAGTCGGCTCCATTGGTTTTGGCTCAATAAGGAATTGGCCAGTGAAATCAATTTCTTTAGCATAGTTAACGCATTGGCGTAAGAATTCTGCAAAGTGAGCTTTTTCACGT
This window contains:
- the xylA gene encoding xylose isomerase; its protein translation is MKTYFPNIEKIQFEGTSSHNPLAFRYYDENRVVAGKTMKEHLRFAVCYWHTFCGTGADPFGPGPQQLPWLNNSNPMEQAYEKMDAAFEFFTKLGVPYYCFHDRDMAPEGNSVEESEANLWDLVKRAKDKQDESGVKLLWGTANLFSNPRYMNGGATNPNFDVVCYGASQVKAAIDATKFLGGENYVFWGGREGYDSLLNTNMKREKAHFAEFLRQCVNYAKEIDFTGQFLIEPKPMEPTKHQYDVDSATVIGFLREHGLEDHFKINHEPNHGTLAGHDPAHDIQVASDAGMLGSIDANRGDHQNGWDTDQFPTNLDGAVDIMRIVLEQGGLAPGGLNFDAKTRRNSTDLEDIFYGHVGAMDAFARALVIAEEMNAGDIPKMKQARYTSFDSGKGSEFEAGKLSLTDLRNLAASNGEPKQISGQQELYENIYNIHLG